A region of the Sodalis ligni genome:
TTTTGATGCCTTCCTTGTCGATGATAAAACGCCGCTCGCTTTGATCGTGAATATGCTTGTCGTAGAGGTCGTTCAGTTCCACAAATGCTTCATAGGGTTCCTCGAACCAGTAACGCATTACGCTTTCATTATTATCCAGCTGATGGACGAAATAAAGATCCTCGCGTTCCAACGGGCGTAATTTTATATTGTAGGTGTTAGAGAGTTTATTTTCTACGATCATAATTTATATATTAATAATAAAATAATAATGATTTTAATCGGGCCGGGGCGCTGCGTTTTAATGCTCCGCCGCGGTGGATGTCAGGTTAATAACTAATACTCCGGTGATAATAAGCGCCATGCCGAGTATAGCGTAAAGATCCAGCTTTTGATCGAAGAACAGATAGCCGGCAATGGCCACGAAAACGATGCCTAAGCCTGCCCAGAGCGCGTAGGCTATGCCCACCGGGATGGATTTGAGTACTAATGATAATAATAAAAAGGAAGTAATATAGCCGGCAATCACCAGAATGGAGGGATAGAGTTTCGTAAAACCCGCCGAGGCTTTAAGTGAAGTGGTAGCAATAACTTCGGATAAAATAGCGATCAGGAGATATAAATACGTCATAGGCATTAATCATTTTCTCTAACAAAGGCTGCCAATATTACCACGTTAATATGGAATGTGAAATTGACAATTTACCGCTGTTTTTAATATTCGGCAGGATGATTATTATTCTATAAAGAATTTGACGATTTATACCGCCGGCCTATTGATTCAGCCATATCGGCGTTTCCGGCCGGACCCCGCTGTGTTGGGGGGGCCGGCAGTGCGCACGGCGGCAGGGTTCCTCCGGGGGCAGGAGATTCCTTAAAATGGGAAGAAAACGGAGCTTGATGGAAATCATTTGCATCGTGCCGTGGCCGCCCGGGGAAAATGTGTAACAAGGTTCAAAAGCTTGGGACGGCTCACGGATCGACAATAAAACCGTCCCGGGGCTCATCCTCCGTTCATTTATGCCGATAAACCTTTACCCCTCTTCAAGGACGGTTTTGGTTATGAAAAAATTAGTACATTTACCTTTTTTGGTTCAAATGATAAGTGGTTTTGCAGTCGTTATTTTTATGATGCTTTGTTTGGGCGGAGTATCGTTGTACCACCTTAGCAATACCAATGCCCATATAGACGACTATCGCAACAACTGGCTGCCCGGCGTGCGCTACACCCTGGAGATGCGCGAAAATCTGGCGGAGCTGCGGTTGCAGCAGATACAGTATATCTCCTCGGCGACGGAGAGCGACCGCGAGGGGCATCGGGTAGAGCTCATGCAGGCGGTGGCCAACTATCGTCGTGCTCAGGATCATTATATTGCGTTGCACAGTCCGTTAAGCTCCACCCCGTTATTCAGCCAGATCATCGCCAATTTTGATCAGTTCAGCCAGGCGAATGATGAGGTGGTGAAAGCCATGAGCGCCGGCGATGTGACGTCGGCCATCCAAATCAGCGGTGATAATTCCCGCAAATACCGCACTCAGCTGATGATTGATCTGGCCACCATGGTGGATCGGGAAATCAGCGGCAGCAACAAGGCCGCCGACGAATCAAGCCAGGGGTATTTTATCGCCAAAACTTCTCTGCTGGGCCTGGGGCTGTTCGCCCTGGTGATTTCCGGCCTGCTGGCGACGGTCATCGCCCGAAATCTGTGGCGGCAGCTGGGCGGCGAGCCGGCTTATGCCACGGCCATTATGCGTAAAATCGCCGAGGGCGACCTGACCACGGGCATCCAGGTGAGGGCGAAGGACAGCGGCAGTTTGCTGGCGGCGCTGAATACCATGAGCCAGCAGTTGCGCGATACCATTAACGGTATCATCCGCGGCAGCGAATCCATTTCGGTGGCCTCGGGCCAGATTGCGCAGGGAAATACCGATCTTTCCCAGCGTACCGAAGAACAGGCGTCTTCGTTGATCCAGACGTCGGCCAATATGCAGCAGCTGACGCAAACCGTGCATCAGAACGCCGATAATGCCAAAGAGGCCAGCGAGCTTGCCACGGTAACGTCGCGTACCGCTTCCCAAGGCGGTAAGATCGTTGCCGAAATGCTGACCCAGATGCGCGATATTTCGCAAAGCTCGAAAAAAATCGTTAATATCATTTCTGTCATTGAAGGTATCGCCTTCCAAACCAACCTGCTGGCGCTTAACGCGGCGGTGGAAGCGGCCAGGGCCGGTACCCAGGGCAAGGGTTTCGCGGTGGTGGCCAGCGAAGTCAGGACCCTGGCGCAAAAGAGCGCCGACGCGGCCAAAGAGATTAAATCCTTGATTGAAGGCACGGTGGAGAAAATCACCGCCGGCTCCGACCGCGCCGATCATGCCAGTAAAGCGATGACGGAAGTGGTGGATTCGGTGGATAAAGTGGCCGCCATTATCCGTGAGATCGCCAATGCCAGCAGCGAGCAGCATTTGGGCATCCAGGAAGTGGGGCAGGCGGTTGCGCAGATGGATCAGGTGACCCAGCAAAATGCGGCGCTGGTTGAAGAGGCCGCCGCCGCAGCCCGGTCGCTTACCGAACAAGGAGAGGAATTGCGTAAAACCGTCAGCTTTTTCCAGACCGCCTGATTGGCGGTCCGGCCAAGCAGAGGTAATCATAAGGACAGCGGTATGCCGGTAGAGCATTATCCCTATGTATCACAGTGGTCCGCGCCGGGACTGAATCAGCGAATACTGGCCGGCGCCGATCCCTGCGGGGATCCGGATTGGCGGGAACAGTCCGGCTTTAGCGATGCCCAGGAGTACCGCTTCTGGTCCTGGCGAATCTGCGGTATCGCCTGTTTTCAATCGCTATTGCTATACCGGCGCCGGCACGGGGCGACGCCGAACCCGTCCCTCTGCTCGCGTTATGCCATCTGGCGCCATGCCATGGCGGCAAAAGCCTATATTCCGCAGCCGGACGGCTCGGTTAAGGGGTTGATTTATGCCCCTTTTGTGGCGATGATCGTACGCCTGTACGGCATTTCGGCCCGGGTGGATACCGCCATCAGCCGGGAGAGCCTGGCGGACTGCCTGTCAAGGGGGATGCCGGTAATGGCGTCGGTTTCGCCTAAGATCCGCCATGCCGACGGATACAATAGCGATCCCGGCGCAAACGGCGGCCATTTGGTGTTGTGCTACGGGCTGGAGGGGGATCGGGTGTGGTTCAATAATCCCTCGGCCACCGAGACGGCCCCTTACCACTCTTCACTGCCGCTGGACGCGTTTTTTTCCTGGTGCGCCGGCCGGGGCGTGGTGTTTGACGCGGCGTCCTGCCCCGCTTCGACCTAAGGTTAATCCTCTCGCGCCGTCAGGTATTGGTACCGGCGGCGGCAACCACGGGGATAGCCGTGCCGGCGCCTCCGGCAACGTCTCATTCATCAAGCCCTAACGGCCGGAAGCCGGTTTTCGTTTTACCGGCTGCGGTTTGCGCGAGACCGATTCCCCCGCGTTGGCGGGCAATCGCAGCAGATCCACCAGGCCGATAAGCGACATCAGGGTAATCAGCACAAACGCCAGCCGATAGCTGATGCCAGGCAAATCCCCCATACCCAAGAGCGGCGCCGCTTTCTCTCCGATCCGCACGCCGATGGCGCCGATGGTGATGCCCATGCCGATGGAGAGCTGCACCGCCGTACTGAACAGGGTATTGGCATAACTCATGTCGCTCTGCGGGATATCGGCGAAGGCCAGGGTGCTGATGCCGGTAAATTGCATCGATCGGCAGAGGCCGCCGTAAAACAGTACGCTAAGAATGACCCAGCTCGGCGTCGTCGGCGTCAGAAAGGCGCAGGCCAGCAGCGACAGCGCCCCAAGGGTGCCGTTTACCAGCAGGACCTTGCGGAAACCGAAGTGCCGGATAAGCGGCGTGGTGGCGGGTTTCATCGCCAGGTTGCCGGCAAACACCGCCAGCACCAGGGAACCGGCATGGAACGCGTCCATGCCGAATCCCACCTGGAACATGATGGGCAGTAAAAACGGCACCGCGCCGATGGCCATGCGAAATAACGAACCGCCGCCGAGAGTCACCCTGAAGGTCAATACCTTAATGGAATTCAACCGGATCATCGGGTTTTCGGCCCGCTGCAAATGGCGCAGGGTCAAAAACAGGGCCAGCAGGCCCACCAGCAGATACAGCAGCATGTAAGGCCAGGGGGCATCTTGCCGGCCGGTCAGTTCCAGTCCGTAGACCAGGCTGAGCATCGCGATGCCGCTGGTGACAAAACCAATCAGGTCAAACGGCGGCCGTACCGTGCGGGGCGGGTTGGGAATAAGCTTCCAGGCGGCAAAGATGGCCACTATTCCCAGGGGCAGGTTGATAAAAAAGATCCAGCGCCAGCTTGAGTAGTCGGTAATAAACCCCCCCAGGGGCGGCCCCAGGATCGGCGCCACCAGCGCCGGCCAGGTTAACGTGGCGATAGCTTTGATCAACTGCGGTTTAGGCGTGCTTCTGAGCACCGCCAGGCGCCCCACCGGCACCATTAATGCGCCGCCGGCCCCTTGCAGGATGCGCATCAGGACAAATTGCGGCACGTTTTGCGTCAGGCCGCACAGCACCGACGACAGGGTAAAAATGGCCAGCGCGACGGTAAAGACCTGCCGGGAGCCGAAGCGATCGGCGATCCAGCCGCTGGCGGGGATCAATACCGCCAGCGTCAGCAGATAGGCGCTCATGCCGATATTCAGATCCACCGCGGAAACGCCGAAGGTCACGCCCATTTGCGGTAATGCGGTAGCGATGACCGTGCCGTCGATATACTCCATAAAAAACGCGCCGGCTACCAGCAGCGCCATGCCCGATATCCCGCCGGAAGACACCTGTTCAGGCGGGTTATCCGCTGTGTCGGCGTCCCTAATCTCCGTCAACGCGGAAGTCGGTTGTTTCTCATTCGCCATTGCCTGCTCAAATCCTTAAAACACGTTTTTACCTACCCGTCGGTATCAGAATACCGGCAAACCTGACCCGCTTCGCGCGGGGTATGGATATTACTTTACCTCCGGGGAATAATTTGTCATACAAAAAAATGAGTGATTATACCAGTGAGCATAAAGAGGTAGGACCGGCAACAACCGTGCCGGTGTTTTCGGGCGAAAGGAGAAAGGTTAACCCGCCGGTTTGCCGGAATCGCGGCGGGTCTTGACCACCGGCTCCAGATTGCCGGCGGAGTGCCTGCCGGCGGTGATGGATTTGCCCACCATGACTATCATGACCGCGAGGATAATAATACCCAGCGCCGTCCATTCCGTCCCCGTGAGACGTTCACCGGCGAAACCCATGCCCAGCAGTACCGCCACCACCGGATTGACATAGGCATAGCTGGTGGCCAGCGCCGGACGGGCGTGTTTGAGGAGGAACATATAGGCGCTGATGGCAATGATTGAACCGAACAGGATCAAATAGCCCACCGCCAGAATACCGGGCATATCCGGCATCCGCACCAGCCGTTCGCCGCTGATGCGGCTGGCGCAAAGCAGTACCGTCCCGGCCACCAGCATCTCCATTGCTCCGGCCATCAAACCTTGCGGCAGCTGGAGTTTGCTTCCCCATATGGAGCCGAACGCCCAGCTGATGGAGCCGACGATCAACAGCATAGCTCCCAGCGGATGTTCAGTGAGATTGCCGGACGTATTCAACAAGATAATCCCCGCCAGTCCGGTGGCAATGCCCAGCCATTCAAGCCCGGTGGCGCGGATGCCCCACAGGCTGCCAAAAGCCACGGTGAACAGCGGCACGGTGGCGACCACCACGGCGGCAATGCCGGACGGCACCTGCATATGCTCCGCCACGGTGACCAGCCCGTTGCCGATGGCCAGCAGCAATATGCCTATCGCGCCGGCGTTCACCGTCTGGCGCAGGGTGGGAAGACGGTCGCCTTTAAGCAGCAGCACCGTCAGCAACAGGGCGCCGGCCAGGAAAAACCGGACTCCGGCCATCATCAGCGGCGGCCAGGCGCCGACGCCGACGCGGATAAAATAATAGGTGGAACCCCAAATGACATAGAGCGTAAACAGGGCCAGGGCGAGTTTGAAACCGGGCGAATCCTTTAAGCGCATTTTTTTTCCTGTAAATGTCTGGCAATTGAATCCTAACTTAACCTATTTTATTAGCACTCAATGAGGTATTTATGCACCGTTTACCCGATGAAAGCACGGGAAAACCACCAATATACCTTCGATTCAACGTTCAACGGCCGGCGGACAAAATATGGATAAATTCGACGAATTGATATTGCACGCGCTGATGGAAAACGGGCGATTGAGCTATGCCGAGCTGGCGCGCCGGGTGAACCTTTCACCGCCGGCGGTGGCCGAACGCGTGGCCAAGCTGGAAGCAAAAAAAGTCATCACCGGCTACCATGCCCATATCAATCTGGAAAAAATGGGGCTGGATATCTCTTTTATTGTTGAACTGCGTCTTAATCATAACCACTGGCAGAATATCCTGCAGGCATTGACCCAGATGCCGCAGATTTTGCAGTGCTACCGGGTCACCGGCGAAGCCTGCGTGATGATAAGGGGCGCGGTGCGCAATATGGCGGCTTTGGAAGCTTTTATCGAAGAAGTCAGCCGTTTTGGGGCCACCAAAACGTCCATCATCCTGTCGGCACCGGTAGAACGTATCGCGCCGCTGTCGCTGAGCTAATTGCCGAAGGTAAAAACGCTTTCCGGAAAAACGTGATATGCATCACATAAATTTGACAGGCCATTCCCTTTTGCTTAGTATGAAAAATGTGATTTACATCACAAATTAATAGCTAATTCGAGGAATCTTCCATGAAAGTGCTGCGCAAAATGAAAGCGTTTTTGAAGAAGCAAGGCGATATACATGCACAGGCCGCCAGGCTCGCCATGTTTTAACCAGGCGCATTCACGCCTATTCCAGTTCGATGATCTCATGACGCCCGCTTAAGATCGGCCCGCTGAGGATTTTGTAGCCGTCGCGGTCGAAATTTTTCGCCACTTTATTCAGGGCCGCGGCGTCGGACAGGTTGTTTACAGACCCCAGATAATACCAATTGTTCACCACGTGGATTTGGCGAAAACCCGCCCCCTGCTCCACCAGGCCTATTGCCCCCGCATAGGGCCAGCTGAATATGCGCATCTGCTGCAGCGCGTCCATCAGGCGAAGATGATGCTCCTGCGGCGTCTCCTTACCGCAGCAGGCCCCGGCGCAGCGTCCGAGATGAAAGCGGAAACAGGGGCGGCCGTGACTGATCCTTTCCAACCCCAGCAGGCTGTAACATAAAAATTCGCTGTCGCCGATATCCAGCAGCCTTTGCTGCGCGGAATGGCGGTTGGAGAATAGCCCGTATAAATCCGCTGCGCGGGCGAAGTCTATCTCCTTGGCCGAGACAATAACCGGCATACCGTTCACCAATTGGATGGAGCAGAGCTGGCGGCTGCGCCGCAGCCTCTTGTTATGCAGCGGCTGATATTGCTTGATCATCTGCGCCTCCAGCAACAGCGCGCCGATTTCTCCGGCGGTGGGATAATAGCTGACGCGCCGGGCCTGGCGCAGCATGCGCGCTTCCTCGGCGGTACGAAAATGGGACATCACCCGGCTGCGGATATTGATGCTTTTACCGATATACAGCGGCATGACGTCGCTGTCGCCATGGAAAACGTACACGCCGGGGGCGGCGGGGAGACTGTCGATAAATGAACGCAGATGTTCCGGATACTGATAAATCTCGGCGGGATCGAATTCCCGCCGGACGGTGGTGAGACGCTTGCGCACTGAATAAAACCCGCTCTACTGTTGTTTTGTACAGCATAGCAGGTTATATTTTAACATAACAGCCTAAAATATCGCCGGCAGGGTAGAAAATGAGCATATCCTGCCGGAAAATCCACGCTGACGCTATTGCCGGCTAGGGCAAGCCATCTGCCGCCCGGTTCCGCCTGGGGAAGGCAGCGCGGACGCCATCAGTGCTTATGCCCGTGATCGTGGCCACCGCGGAGCGTTGGGGACGGGTTGGCGTCAACCGCCAGTTCCGCCGCCTCCAGCGGAATCAGGTTGATGCTGCCGTGGCGCACGCCGGTCTGGGCAATCACCGACTGGGCAAACTCAGTCAGTTGCCGCAGCGGTCCGCGCAAAATAGCGGTTTCCACGCATTCGTCATGGCTCAGATGGGCATGCATGGTGGAAATGGTCAGTTCATGATGATCATGCTGAAGTTCGGTAAGACGGGCGGACAGCTGGCGTTCGTGGTGGTCGTAGACATAGCTGAGTATGGCAATAAAGGGCGTATTCACGTCGCTGGCGGCCACCTGGCGTCCCAGCTCGCGCCGCAGCATATCGCGGAAGGCTTCGGAGCGGCTGGCGTAGCCGTTGCGCCGCATTAATTCGTCGAAAGCGAGCGCCAGCTCATCGTCCAGGGAAAGGGTCAAACGTTGCATGTCTTTGTTCCGGGTTAAAGGCTATAAGCCAGTGTGAAACATTTTTATCCCCAATCATAGACGCAGTATGTTAAATGGTGACCAATCCCCGCACTCCTTCCGCCTCCATATCCGCTCCGCGCCCGCGCTGCACGATCTGGCCGCGGGACATGACCAGATAACTGTCCGCCAGGGCGGCGGCAAAATCATAAAACTGTTCCACCAGTAAAATGGCCATATCTCCCCGGGCCGCCAGGGTTTTGATGACGAGGCCGATCTCCTTGATAACCGAGGGCTGTATGCCTTCAGTGGGTTCATCGAGGATCAATAATTGCGGCCGGCAGGCCAGGGCGCGGGCGATGGCCAGTTGCTGCTGCTGGCCGCCGGAGAGATCGCCGCCGCGCCTTTGTTTCATTTCAGCCAGTATGGGAAACAGCGAATAGACTTCCGCCGGCGGCTGTTTAGCCTGGGCGCCCGGAAAGCGCGATAAGCCCAGCAGGATGTTCTCCTCCACCGTCATGCGCGGAAAGATTTCCCGTCCCTGCGGCACATAGGCGATACCCGCCTGGACGCGCTGGTGGGTTTTGCGCCCGTTTATCAGCT
Encoded here:
- the urtE gene encoding urea ABC transporter ATP-binding subunit UrtE, whose product is MLQVEELNQFYGGSHILRGLSFEARVGQVTCLLGRNGVGKTTLLKCLMGLLPVKTGRIRWQGELINGRKTHQRVQAGIAYVPQGREIFPRMTVEENILLGLSRFPGAQAKQPPAEVYSLFPILAEMKQRRGGDLSGGQQQQLAIARALACRPQLLILDEPTEGIQPSVIKEIGLVIKTLAARGDMAILLVEQFYDFAAALADSYLVMSRGQIVQRGRGADMEAEGVRGLVTI
- the yedA gene encoding drug/metabolite exporter YedA; translation: MRLKDSPGFKLALALFTLYVIWGSTYYFIRVGVGAWPPLMMAGVRFFLAGALLLTVLLLKGDRLPTLRQTVNAGAIGILLLAIGNGLVTVAEHMQVPSGIAAVVVATVPLFTVAFGSLWGIRATGLEWLGIATGLAGIILLNTSGNLTEHPLGAMLLIVGSISWAFGSIWGSKLQLPQGLMAGAMEMLVAGTVLLCASRISGERLVRMPDMPGILAVGYLILFGSIIAISAYMFLLKHARPALATSYAYVNPVVAVLLGMGFAGERLTGTEWTALGIIILAVMIVMVGKSITAGRHSAGNLEPVVKTRRDSGKPAG
- a CDS encoding MFS transporter codes for the protein MALLVAGAFFMEYIDGTVIATALPQMGVTFGVSAVDLNIGMSAYLLTLAVLIPASGWIADRFGSRQVFTVALAIFTLSSVLCGLTQNVPQFVLMRILQGAGGALMVPVGRLAVLRSTPKPQLIKAIATLTWPALVAPILGPPLGGFITDYSSWRWIFFINLPLGIVAIFAAWKLIPNPPRTVRPPFDLIGFVTSGIAMLSLVYGLELTGRQDAPWPYMLLYLLVGLLALFLTLRHLQRAENPMIRLNSIKVLTFRVTLGGGSLFRMAIGAVPFLLPIMFQVGFGMDAFHAGSLVLAVFAGNLAMKPATTPLIRHFGFRKVLLVNGTLGALSLLACAFLTPTTPSWVILSVLFYGGLCRSMQFTGISTLAFADIPQSDMSYANTLFSTAVQLSIGMGITIGAIGVRIGEKAAPLLGMGDLPGISYRLAFVLITLMSLIGLVDLLRLPANAGESVSRKPQPVKRKPASGR
- the nikR gene encoding nickel-responsive transcriptional regulator NikR, with product MQRLTLSLDDELALAFDELMRRNGYASRSEAFRDMLRRELGRQVAASDVNTPFIAILSYVYDHHERQLSARLTELQHDHHELTISTMHAHLSHDECVETAILRGPLRQLTEFAQSVIAQTGVRHGSINLIPLEAAELAVDANPSPTLRGGHDHGHKH
- a CDS encoding C39 family peptidase, which encodes MPVEHYPYVSQWSAPGLNQRILAGADPCGDPDWREQSGFSDAQEYRFWSWRICGIACFQSLLLYRRRHGATPNPSLCSRYAIWRHAMAAKAYIPQPDGSVKGLIYAPFVAMIVRLYGISARVDTAISRESLADCLSRGMPVMASVSPKIRHADGYNSDPGANGGHLVLCYGLEGDRVWFNNPSATETAPYHSSLPLDAFFSWCAGRGVVFDAASCPAST
- a CDS encoding DMT family transporter, with translation MTYLYLLIAILSEVIATTSLKASAGFTKLYPSILVIAGYITSFLLLSLVLKSIPVGIAYALWAGLGIVFVAIAGYLFFDQKLDLYAILGMALIITGVLVINLTSTAAEH
- a CDS encoding methyl-accepting chemotaxis protein, producing the protein MKKLVHLPFLVQMISGFAVVIFMMLCLGGVSLYHLSNTNAHIDDYRNNWLPGVRYTLEMRENLAELRLQQIQYISSATESDREGHRVELMQAVANYRRAQDHYIALHSPLSSTPLFSQIIANFDQFSQANDEVVKAMSAGDVTSAIQISGDNSRKYRTQLMIDLATMVDREISGSNKAADESSQGYFIAKTSLLGLGLFALVISGLLATVIARNLWRQLGGEPAYATAIMRKIAEGDLTTGIQVRAKDSGSLLAALNTMSQQLRDTINGIIRGSESISVASGQIAQGNTDLSQRTEEQASSLIQTSANMQQLTQTVHQNADNAKEASELATVTSRTASQGGKIVAEMLTQMRDISQSSKKIVNIISVIEGIAFQTNLLALNAAVEAARAGTQGKGFAVVASEVRTLAQKSADAAKEIKSLIEGTVEKITAGSDRADHASKAMTEVVDSVDKVAAIIREIANASSEQHLGIQEVGQAVAQMDQVTQQNAALVEEAAAAARSLTEQGEELRKTVSFFQTA
- the cho gene encoding excinuclease Cho, with protein sequence MRKRLTTVRREFDPAEIYQYPEHLRSFIDSLPAAPGVYVFHGDSDVMPLYIGKSINIRSRVMSHFRTAEEARMLRQARRVSYYPTAGEIGALLLEAQMIKQYQPLHNKRLRRSRQLCSIQLVNGMPVIVSAKEIDFARAADLYGLFSNRHSAQQRLLDIGDSEFLCYSLLGLERISHGRPCFRFHLGRCAGACCGKETPQEHHLRLMDALQQMRIFSWPYAGAIGLVEQGAGFRQIHVVNNWYYLGSVNNLSDAAALNKVAKNFDRDGYKILSGPILSGRHEIIELE
- a CDS encoding Lrp/AsnC family transcriptional regulator, which produces MDKFDELILHALMENGRLSYAELARRVNLSPPAVAERVAKLEAKKVITGYHAHINLEKMGLDISFIVELRLNHNHWQNILQALTQMPQILQCYRVTGEACVMIRGAVRNMAALEAFIEEVSRFGATKTSIILSAPVERIAPLSLS